A genomic stretch from Chitinophaga agri includes:
- a CDS encoding SMUG2 DNA glycosylase family protein has translation MKQQTFADHVIDFNTHLQYTGTLPPGIRIMNPFREQPQVMNIMQQFYRKYYSDNDQRRVIMGINPGRLGSGATGIPFTDTKRLAEVIGIPIEGLKPHEPSSVFVYDVIDAYGGPEAFYHDFYFASVSPLGFTAVKPDGSEINYNYYDSKALTDAVYDFMVESIRKQLEFGIDMRVCYCFGTGKNAAFLQKLNEKERFFEKIVPLEHPRFIMQYRQKRKEEFIDKYLEAFAAFSK, from the coding sequence ATGAAGCAGCAGACATTTGCCGATCACGTCATTGATTTCAATACCCACCTCCAGTATACGGGCACGCTACCTCCCGGCATACGGATCATGAACCCATTCCGCGAACAGCCCCAGGTCATGAATATCATGCAGCAGTTCTACAGGAAATACTATAGTGATAACGATCAGCGAAGGGTGATCATGGGGATCAATCCAGGCAGACTCGGTTCTGGCGCTACCGGCATTCCGTTCACAGATACCAAAAGGCTTGCAGAGGTCATTGGGATCCCTATAGAGGGCCTGAAGCCCCACGAACCTTCATCGGTATTCGTTTATGATGTTATCGACGCGTATGGCGGTCCTGAAGCCTTTTATCACGATTTCTACTTCGCTTCCGTTTCCCCGCTGGGATTTACCGCTGTAAAACCTGACGGTTCGGAGATCAATTATAACTATTACGACAGCAAAGCACTCACAGACGCAGTGTATGACTTTATGGTGGAAAGCATCAGAAAGCAGCTGGAATTTGGTATAGATATGCGGGTCTGCTATTGTTTCGGCACAGGAAAGAATGCAGCATTCCTGCAAAAGCTCAATGAGAAAGAACGCTTTTTTGAAAAGATCGTTCCGCTCGAACATCCCCGGTTTATTATGCAATACCGGCAAAAGCGGAAGGAGGAGTTCATAGACAAATATCTGGAAGCATTTGCAGCTTTCAGCAAATGA
- a CDS encoding nSTAND3 domain-containing NTPase, with protein sequence MSIYTQIERELVDINEARFELICNSFLFHEYRGQLHGIGTVKGKEKTRKGKPDAFIVQEDGTYIVAEYTTKNKSANKRSFLEKLKADIDASLHFDNIGIVAERVVILVICCNSSLDIAEIEMLRAHVKVKNIKVRFVGIDNLVFFLTGEGRYYAYLHLNIPFDTGQVLNKIDFLKFYNKRNLATPLDNPLVGRERELHSLVQMIEQHHVIIVTGRPGVGKSKLSLEAIDLFLKSNLAFHDYYIVSKTGSIVEDLRGMIKSGGKYLFFVDDANRQISNLINIIYSSEINDGAFIKIVVTVRNYAKKQVISACQFLSTGVFQLGRLPKKSIAMMIADLNSDHELSPYVNRIIDISNGIPRIAIMASGVIVHKPDAKLLKDASQIYEEYFQPIINDRKILADKDMLKSLGIISFFSSLDLESEKLHSILKNFNLAYDRFLDIVFELEEAELVQVYQNIVRISEQILATYAFYKAFIQDRVLDFETLLSKYCHTTFSTIKDIMGPVYDSFGEKDALTNINGILIRYFNKHQQDVAHCTRFLEVFGTSIIDQAFLFVNRHYCQQDDAKSPFKTNESSIQSFHPDYPILTILLPIIAHGTATECMTAVALSVIYSEKDPQAFKTLLDQLAWRFCLRENDLPDGLSRQRTIYFYLLSNLQQGKGNSHLFFPLFRKVLLSNLRRKFFYIKTETGWKISPAVATCRQQYWEDINALFNTYSYLCRQVIEDYIADIPGTSITVLRYDEPYCSDILMSYYSPDDFQHCHLVLRYVNLLSTYYQPTNELNNLRQHFHNEAVIIFDILDAQNPFKKHETTWQMNEEKIGKLVVNTIDEFKYMYDLLLKNLPFRQHFNRLEHTLDFWVSKILENDPTLGKMVLQYIVADGNKIQVQASAIFETSSAILGEKYNEIYPIISQGEFYHSNDWLNEYFNHLKPIAVTKYLTQELIRFFAESNHIHPVFSSNLDKYLSFDEDIHEKVLLLFYTRVQWGDQFRFELREDFFEKNTKLVKTYSEQCKGLYFYMKYHPYSYTFNYRYDHFLSGFFALYEVDSRILFDYLDYLKDIKEFSNHDDHTTLLCKIWNYSDAAVNIERIILEYKHNQDFEPLGHVACIFFQYLTEQDIPKVEAFLKDMLRKYNNDPEIVNIILDISRSCIRDIYLSIVAYFLHINDDFEVFRSLVWVGKWDANYDYTSAMEFERLKLSEIYHMIKDLPTPVKFIKHTEHLAQRIYSLSTAIAEGEKWDLIEYEHQRRHKNERYF encoded by the coding sequence ATGAGTATATATACACAAATCGAAAGAGAGCTCGTTGATATTAATGAGGCCAGATTTGAGCTTATCTGTAACTCATTCTTATTTCATGAATATCGCGGTCAGTTGCATGGTATTGGCACGGTAAAGGGGAAAGAAAAAACCCGCAAAGGTAAACCTGACGCGTTTATTGTCCAGGAGGATGGCACATACATTGTGGCCGAGTATACAACAAAGAATAAATCAGCAAATAAAAGATCGTTCCTGGAGAAGTTAAAAGCCGACATTGACGCAAGTCTACACTTCGACAATATAGGTATTGTAGCCGAACGGGTAGTCATCCTTGTTATTTGCTGTAACAGCAGTCTCGACATTGCAGAGATAGAAATGCTAAGGGCCCATGTAAAAGTGAAAAATATTAAAGTCAGGTTCGTTGGAATTGATAATCTGGTCTTCTTTCTTACAGGCGAAGGTAGGTACTATGCTTATCTGCACCTAAACATACCCTTTGATACTGGTCAGGTATTAAACAAAATAGACTTTCTTAAGTTTTACAACAAACGCAATTTGGCAACACCCCTGGACAATCCTTTAGTTGGTAGGGAACGTGAGCTGCATTCCCTGGTGCAAATGATCGAACAACATCATGTTATCATTGTTACAGGTCGCCCGGGAGTAGGTAAATCGAAGTTAAGTTTAGAAGCAATCGATCTTTTCTTAAAGAGCAATTTAGCGTTTCATGACTACTATATCGTATCTAAAACTGGTAGTATAGTCGAAGACTTGCGGGGAATGATCAAAAGCGGCGGGAAGTATCTTTTCTTCGTGGATGATGCTAACAGGCAGATCAGTAATCTCATCAATATCATCTATTCTTCTGAGATCAACGATGGAGCGTTCATTAAAATAGTCGTAACGGTTCGAAATTATGCTAAAAAACAGGTTATTTCAGCTTGCCAGTTTCTTAGTACTGGTGTCTTTCAGTTAGGCCGGCTACCTAAAAAAAGCATAGCCATGATGATCGCTGATTTGAATAGCGATCATGAACTATCTCCTTATGTGAACAGAATTATCGACATCAGCAATGGTATTCCCAGGATTGCCATTATGGCTTCCGGCGTTATTGTTCACAAGCCAGACGCAAAATTGCTCAAGGATGCCAGTCAGATCTATGAAGAATACTTTCAGCCGATTATCAATGACAGGAAGATATTGGCGGATAAGGATATGCTCAAATCATTAGGGATTATCTCTTTTTTCTCTTCACTGGATCTTGAATCAGAAAAATTACATAGCATTCTTAAAAACTTCAACCTAGCCTATGACCGTTTTCTTGATATAGTCTTTGAGTTAGAAGAAGCAGAGCTTGTGCAGGTATATCAAAATATAGTCCGCATATCGGAGCAGATACTCGCAACCTATGCATTTTATAAAGCCTTCATCCAGGATAGGGTATTAGATTTTGAAACGTTACTTTCAAAGTATTGCCATACAACATTTTCAACAATCAAAGACATCATGGGGCCCGTATATGATTCCTTCGGAGAGAAAGACGCCCTCACTAATATAAATGGCATTCTCATAAGATATTTTAATAAACACCAGCAGGATGTCGCACACTGCACGAGATTTCTGGAAGTATTTGGGACCAGCATTATTGACCAGGCTTTCCTGTTCGTTAATCGACACTACTGTCAGCAGGATGATGCAAAGAGCCCGTTTAAGACCAATGAAAGCTCAATTCAATCTTTTCATCCGGATTATCCCATATTGACTATTTTACTCCCAATTATCGCGCACGGAACGGCAACTGAATGTATGACTGCGGTAGCATTATCTGTGATATATTCGGAGAAAGATCCTCAGGCATTTAAAACCTTGTTAGATCAACTGGCATGGCGGTTTTGCTTAAGGGAAAATGATTTGCCAGATGGCCTCAGTCGGCAAAGGACTATCTACTTTTACTTACTTTCCAATCTGCAACAAGGAAAGGGTAACAGCCATCTGTTTTTTCCGTTGTTTAGGAAAGTGCTCCTATCAAATCTAAGAAGGAAGTTCTTTTATATAAAAACTGAAACCGGATGGAAAATATCGCCAGCTGTCGCAACATGCAGACAACAATACTGGGAGGACATCAACGCTCTGTTCAATACATATTCCTACCTATGCAGGCAAGTTATAGAGGACTATATTGCTGATATTCCCGGAACCAGCATCACCGTATTGCGTTATGATGAGCCATACTGTTCGGACATACTAATGAGCTATTATAGTCCCGACGACTTCCAACATTGTCATTTGGTGCTTAGATACGTCAACCTTCTGTCCACTTATTATCAACCTACCAATGAATTAAACAACCTCAGACAACATTTCCATAACGAAGCTGTCATCATCTTTGATATTTTGGATGCACAAAACCCTTTCAAAAAACATGAGACTACATGGCAAATGAATGAAGAAAAAATCGGCAAGTTAGTTGTTAATACGATCGATGAGTTTAAATACATGTATGACCTGTTGTTAAAAAACTTGCCTTTTAGACAGCACTTTAACAGACTAGAGCACACCTTGGATTTTTGGGTGAGTAAAATACTTGAAAATGACCCTACACTCGGAAAAATGGTCTTACAATATATTGTTGCTGATGGCAATAAGATACAAGTTCAAGCCTCGGCCATATTTGAAACGTCATCTGCTATATTAGGTGAAAAGTACAATGAAATATATCCTATCATTAGCCAGGGGGAGTTTTATCATTCCAATGATTGGTTAAATGAATATTTTAACCACTTAAAGCCTATTGCTGTCACGAAGTATTTGACACAGGAGCTCATTCGCTTTTTCGCTGAGAGCAATCATATTCATCCCGTTTTTAGTTCAAACCTCGATAAATACCTGTCTTTTGATGAGGACATACATGAGAAGGTACTGCTCTTATTCTATACCAGAGTACAATGGGGCGATCAATTTCGTTTTGAGCTGCGTGAAGACTTTTTTGAGAAAAACACGAAGCTGGTGAAGACGTATTCCGAGCAGTGTAAAGGTCTCTATTTTTACATGAAGTATCATCCTTATAGTTATACTTTTAACTACAGATACGACCATTTTTTAAGTGGTTTTTTTGCACTATATGAAGTTGATAGTCGCATCCTATTCGATTATCTTGACTATCTGAAAGACATAAAAGAGTTTTCCAATCACGATGACCATACAACACTGCTTTGTAAAATTTGGAACTACTCAGACGCAGCTGTAAATATAGAAAGGATTATTTTAGAATATAAGCATAACCAAGATTTCGAACCATTGGGACATGTTGCCTGTATCTTCTTTCAGTATTTGACAGAACAAGACATACCGAAGGTTGAGGCTTTCTTAAAAGACATGCTTCGGAAATATAATAATGATCCGGAAATCGTCAACATCATTCTGGACATTAGCCGCAGTTGTATCAGAGATATTTACTTGTCCATCGTAGCGTATTTTCTACATATCAACGACGATTTTGAAGTATTCAGGTCGCTTGTCTGGGTCGGAAAATGGGACGCAAATTATGACTATACTTCTGCAATGGAATTTGAACGATTGAAACTTAGCGAAATTTATCACATGATTAAAGATTTGCCGACACCGGTAAAATTTATTAAACACACTGAACACCTCGCACAGCGAATTTATAGTCTGAGTACAGCGATAGCAGAAGGTGAAAAATGGGATCTCATAGAATACGAGCATCAACGCCGCCATAAAAACGAACGATATTTCTAG
- a CDS encoding xanthine dehydrogenase family protein molybdopterin-binding subunit, which translates to MTEHQQSSRRNFLRNACLSGIALTIGLRWPALGQTIGDVVIADEVLAAGQELMSWISITPTGQVTIFNHRSEMGQGTWQAIPQIIAEELEVDMDQVIVQSAPANPGKYGPQPQEGSFSIRGWYQQLLRVGATAREMLITAAANQWHVNPAECYAENGYVIHRNTGRRLGYGPLVKDASQLPPPGKVALKDRKDYKIIGQPLRRNDTPAKINGSAIFGLDKKLPGMLYAVVTRSPKLRGKVKSFDDAGPKSVKGVKYVVKVQRDVFGFLFEEVAVVADSSWAAMQGRKLLTVEWDDSGFEHLDSEQLYARMHADLYKLPPSAAFETAFRNTPAVLEAVYETPYQSHSCMEPLNCTADVRDNSITIWGPIQEANWIQANLSERLQIPIENVTVNMTFLGGGFGRKAFTDYPLEAALLSKAVKAPVQVLWTREDDMSMGPFRTGAVHRCRGGISAEKKIAAVQVITASQFISAGQEKDAVPEAATVNSGQIPGLLGDYYTSIPHYSFGGISTRSPIPTMWWRAPGANIDSFACESFIDELAHLAATDPLLFRKSHLTGSRCLALTNRLAAISNWETRRAHDGCGVAITECFGSMVGQVVKVSRQTGNKIKIDKIYAVIDCGWYVNPDIIRAQIEGSIVMALGATVMHATHFKDGKAVEQNFNNYPMPRIHEIPEISVHIMENNESPGGVGEPGLPAFAPALCNAIFDLTGKRIRRLPFSLEDL; encoded by the coding sequence ATGACGGAACATCAACAGTCCTCCAGAAGAAATTTCCTGCGTAATGCGTGCTTATCCGGTATCGCGCTGACTATTGGCCTGCGCTGGCCCGCATTAGGACAAACTATTGGCGATGTGGTTATCGCAGACGAAGTACTGGCCGCCGGACAGGAACTCATGTCCTGGATATCTATTACTCCCACCGGGCAGGTGACTATTTTCAATCACCGGTCCGAAATGGGACAAGGCACCTGGCAGGCCATCCCACAGATCATTGCGGAAGAGCTGGAAGTAGATATGGACCAGGTCATCGTCCAGTCAGCCCCTGCTAATCCCGGGAAGTATGGTCCGCAGCCACAGGAAGGCAGCTTCTCTATACGCGGATGGTACCAGCAGTTATTACGCGTTGGCGCTACTGCCAGAGAAATGCTTATTACGGCCGCCGCCAATCAGTGGCATGTCAATCCCGCAGAATGTTATGCCGAAAACGGATACGTCATACACCGGAATACAGGCAGACGCCTTGGTTACGGGCCGCTTGTAAAAGATGCATCCCAACTGCCCCCTCCGGGGAAAGTGGCCTTAAAAGACCGGAAAGACTATAAAATTATCGGGCAACCCTTACGCCGTAATGATACTCCTGCAAAGATCAACGGCAGTGCGATATTCGGATTGGACAAGAAACTGCCTGGTATGCTGTATGCAGTTGTCACGCGCAGTCCAAAGCTCAGGGGCAAAGTAAAAAGCTTCGATGACGCCGGACCTAAATCTGTAAAGGGTGTTAAATACGTCGTGAAAGTACAGCGGGATGTCTTCGGCTTCCTGTTTGAAGAAGTGGCTGTAGTAGCAGATTCTTCATGGGCAGCCATGCAGGGACGAAAACTATTGACCGTTGAATGGGACGATAGCGGGTTTGAACACCTTGATTCTGAGCAATTGTATGCCCGGATGCATGCCGATCTTTACAAACTTCCTCCGTCGGCTGCTTTTGAAACTGCATTCAGGAATACACCTGCGGTCTTAGAAGCTGTTTATGAAACCCCTTACCAGTCCCATAGCTGTATGGAACCGCTTAACTGTACGGCTGATGTAAGAGATAACAGCATAACCATCTGGGGACCTATACAAGAGGCCAACTGGATACAGGCAAATCTGAGTGAAAGACTGCAGATCCCTATCGAAAACGTCACGGTCAATATGACCTTTCTGGGCGGCGGATTTGGAAGAAAAGCCTTTACAGATTATCCGCTGGAAGCTGCACTGCTTTCAAAAGCGGTCAAAGCCCCGGTACAGGTCCTGTGGACGAGAGAAGATGACATGAGTATGGGCCCCTTCCGGACAGGCGCAGTACACAGGTGCCGAGGTGGTATATCTGCAGAAAAAAAGATCGCTGCCGTACAGGTCATCACGGCCTCACAGTTTATAAGTGCGGGTCAGGAGAAGGATGCTGTACCCGAAGCGGCTACTGTCAACAGCGGTCAGATCCCTGGGTTGTTAGGCGATTATTATACATCCATTCCCCACTATAGCTTCGGCGGCATCTCTACGAGATCGCCTATACCTACTATGTGGTGGCGCGCGCCAGGTGCGAATATAGACTCATTTGCCTGTGAGAGCTTTATAGATGAACTGGCACACCTCGCCGCTACCGATCCGCTTTTATTCAGAAAAAGCCATCTCACGGGTAGTCGTTGTCTGGCACTGACCAACCGACTGGCGGCCATCAGCAACTGGGAGACCCGCCGTGCACATGACGGATGCGGCGTAGCAATTACCGAATGCTTCGGCAGTATGGTGGGCCAGGTCGTAAAAGTATCCCGGCAGACGGGCAATAAAATTAAGATCGACAAAATATATGCGGTGATAGATTGTGGCTGGTATGTGAATCCGGATATTATACGCGCCCAGATAGAAGGAAGCATTGTGATGGCACTGGGCGCTACTGTAATGCATGCCACGCATTTCAAAGATGGTAAAGCTGTCGAGCAGAATTTCAATAACTACCCGATGCCCCGTATCCATGAGATCCCTGAGATATCCGTACATATCATGGAGAATAATGAAAGTCCCGGAGGTGTAGGCGAACCAGGGCTACCCGCTTTTGCACCAGCGTTGTGTAACGCCATCTTTGATCTCACAGGAAAGCGTATCCGGCGGCTACCATTTAGCCTGGAGGATCTCTAA
- a CDS encoding GNAT family N-acetyltransferase: protein MNAVTARSATLNDLPTLHQFLQALVEAERPFDKTLQEGKIYYYDLQELIESDDAEVLVLEKDGNLLACGYAHIRQAKLYLKHTRYAHLGFMFVVPEYRGKGLNQQLIAELKKWILSKGVKEVRLEVYEENTGAVKAYEKAGFSKLLTTMRCELE, encoded by the coding sequence ATGAATGCAGTAACAGCAAGAAGCGCCACATTAAACGATCTACCCACACTTCATCAGTTCCTGCAAGCCCTCGTCGAAGCCGAGCGACCATTTGACAAGACACTCCAGGAAGGGAAGATCTACTATTATGACCTGCAGGAATTGATTGAAAGTGACGATGCTGAAGTGCTCGTACTGGAAAAAGACGGCAATTTACTGGCCTGTGGATACGCCCATATCCGGCAGGCAAAACTCTACCTGAAGCATACAAGATATGCCCACCTGGGATTTATGTTCGTCGTACCGGAATACAGAGGAAAAGGACTGAATCAGCAACTGATCGCAGAATTGAAGAAATGGATACTTTCAAAAGGGGTAAAAGAAGTACGGCTGGAAGTATATGAGGAAAACACCGGAGCAGTAAAAGCATATGAGAAAGCAGGTTTCAGCAAATTACTCACGACCATGCGCTGTGAGCTGGAATGA